One part of the Ursus arctos isolate Adak ecotype North America unplaced genomic scaffold, UrsArc2.0 scaffold_14, whole genome shotgun sequence genome encodes these proteins:
- the CCDC174 gene encoding coiled-coil domain-containing protein 174 encodes MDRRKKPLDVTASSLVDLKAELFRKQEEFKQEKLLKDSGVLGKPKTTNKKPSIWSKQNAGVSNRAEKDAEQKIEEQKTLDKAREKLEEKAKLYEKMTKGDFIDEEVEDMYLVDFTQKIIDKHKEMEMFGANRDSRKAAERDDDEENLSEKDIPPPQDPSEEWVDYVDSLGRSRRCMKKDLPDLLEMDKNLQGRLFVSPANEKTLLSEDMRKELQRQQWEEEEREALKRPMGPIHYEDIRENEARQLGVGYFAFARDKELRNKQMKTLEMLREQTTDQRTKRENIKEKRKAMLEARLAKLRQKKMKKSKEDGAEEENRDVVGPLPPEPEAVPTPRTASQSSKVEVIVQERRDTRPGVPHVREWDRGKEFSFGYWSKRQSDLRAERDPEFAPPSDYFVGQKRTGSFGSQTWNRPAPAQSDPGQHSGQSRDPSCSHTSSTPAPSSPPQAPTVTFETLDDMISYYKQVT; translated from the exons ATGGACCGAAGGAAAAAGCCTTTGGATGTTACGGCCTCCTCG TTGGTAGACCTTAAGGCTGAACTCTTCCGAAAACAAGAAGAATTCAAACAAGAAAAACTTCTAAAAGATTCTGGAGTTTTgggaaaaccaaaaacaactaaTAAG AAACCAAGTATCTGGAGCAAACAGAATGCAGGAGTTTCAAATCGAGCTGAGAAGGACGCAGAACAGAAGATCGAGGAACAGAAGACTTTAGACAAAGCAAG ggagaaattggaagaaaaagccaaattatatgaaaaaatgaCTAAAGGAGACTTTATAG ATGAAGAAGTGGAGGATATGTACCTTGTGGATTTCACGCAGAAGATCATagacaaacacaaagaaatggagatgtTTGGTGCCAATAGAGATTCTAGAAAGGCAGCAGAAAgagatgatgatgaagaaaatctttctgaaaaagaTATACCCCCTCCCCAGGACCCTAGCGAAGAATG gGTGGATTATGTCGATTCTTTAGGGCGTTCTCGGCGCTGTATGAAAAAGGATTTGCCAGATTTGCTGGAGATGGATAAAAATCTTCAAGGGAGGCT TTTCGTTAGTCCTGCTAATGAGAAAACTTTATTATCTGAAGATATGAGAAAAGAACTTCAGCGCCAGcaatgggaagaagaagaaagagaggccTTGAAAAGGCCAATGGGGCCCATACATTATGAAGACATTCGTGAAAATG AGGCCCGGCAACTTGGTGTTGGATATTTTGCTTTTGCTCGAGATAAAGAGTTGAGAAACAAGCAGATGAAAACGTTAGAGATGCTGCGTGAACag ACAACAGATCAGAGAACAAAACGAGAGAACATAAAGGAAAAACGAAAGGCTATGTTAGAAGCAAGACTTGCTAAACTCCgacaaaaaaagatgaaaaagtcgAAAGAAGatggagcagaggaagaaaatagaG ATGTCGTTGGACCTTTGCCGCCAGAACCAGAGGCTGTGCCAACTCCACGTACTGCTTCCCAGAGTAGCAAAGTAGAAGTCATTGTCCAGGAGAGGAGGGATACCAGGCCTGGAGTGCCCCATGTCCGAGAGTGGGACAGAGGAAAAG AATTTTCCTTTGGGTACTGGTCGAAGAGGCAGTCAGATCTCCGGGCCGAGAGAGATCCTGAGTTTGCTCCACCATCAGATTACTTTGTGGGTCAAAAGAGAACTGGGTCCTTCGGTAGCCAGACGTGGAACAGACCTGCACCTGCACAGAGTGACCCAGGACAGCACTCTGGGCAGAGCCGTGACCCCAGCTGTTCACATACATCATCCACTCCTGCCCCCAGCAGCCCACCACAAGCCCCCACAGTCACTTTCGAAACTCTGGATGATATGATATCATATTATAAACAAGTGACATGA